GCTCAACACCCATTCTTAAATTGGTGATGAGCCATTTCAgtagtatttttattattatatgaactTTCTGAGACTCTTGTTTTTCAGTATTTCTGAAATGCAATTGTGCATCAGTTTTATGATATAGGCTTGTCTATAATCTACATTTCAATATTGGCTTTTTTGCACCTTGTGGGACAATAGTTAATAGAAGCATGTTGGTTTTAAACTTGGACTCCTTTCATGTCTTAAAATTTGTATATGATTTGTTTCTTATGAGATAATGTTTTACACCAGCATGGGTTTCTATCACTGATGTCATTCTACCTACAGTTATGCGATAGGAGTagctcgctctctctctctctctctctctctctaaattccAAATATGTTACCACCTTTATCTATACATGTTCACACACATGTCCCATGAGCAAAATTGAACAGATTTTGTCTCTTTGCTGTAAGATACAGGATCTGTAGCCTGGATAAAGGTGTTGTGCTTGATTGACTGAGAGTTGCACTTTCAGCAGAGGTTTGAAACCGTTGGCTGTAATTATAGCCATTTGTGGATCTCAGATGGATGATGGAGGGCATCGTGAAAATGGAAGACACAAAGCAGATCAGTACAAAACAGCTCAGAGTCAGGTACTAGAAGCAGCTTtttacaaacaaaatacttgGAACAATGTGAATGAAACTATGTTTTTTCTTGTCAATGTGTGGGGTAATGATAATACTATTGCTGTTCTTGTGGCAGTGGTTGATGCAACATCAGCCATCAATGAAACAGATAATGAGCATTATGGCTGAAAGAGATGCAGCCATTCAAGAAAGAAATTTGGCCGTTGCTGAAAAAAAGGCAGCTATTGCAGAGAGAGACATGGCATTTCTGGAACGAGATACAGCAATTGCAGAACGGAATAATGCCATGTTGGAACGTGACAATGCAATTGCAACACTTCAATACCGGGAAAACTCCTTTACCAGTGGTAATATGTCATGCCCACCTGGATGCCAAATCTCACGTGGGGTGAAGCACATACACCATCCACAAGCACAACAGCACATGCATCATGTACCCCATATGGGTGAGCCATCTTACAATACAAGGGAAATGCACACAAGCGATGGTCTAGCAATGTCACCAGTTGCTTCCGAGGCTGCAAAGTCACGACGGGCTAAACGAACAAAGGAGACCAAGGGAATCTCATCTGACAAGAAAGCTGCAAAAACCCCAAGGAAGATTAAGAGGGAGAGTGATGACTTGAATAACATGTTTGGCAAGCCAAATGAGTGGAAGAGTGAGCAGGACATGGGCAGTGGAGGTGATGATCTTAACAGACAGACAGGGGTTCCAAAGACAGATTGGAAGGGGCAGGACTTAGGGTTAAATCAAGTTGCGTTTGATGAGTCAACGATGCCTGCACCTGTATGCTCCTGCACTGGAATCCTAAGGCAGTGTTACAAATGGGGAAATGGGGGGTGGCAATCTTCATGCTGCACAACCACCTTGTCGATGTATCCTCTGCCAGCAGTTCCAAACAAACGGCATGCCCGAGTTGGTGGGCGAAAGATGAGTGGAAGCGCCTTTAACAAGCTGCTCAGCCGGCTTGCTGCAGAAGGCCATGATCTGTCAAATCCTGTTGATTTGAAGGAAAATTGGGCCAAGCATGGTACAAATCGCTACATCACAATTAAGTAGACTTAGTAAATTTTCTAGTGAATGGAAGA
This DNA window, taken from Quercus robur chromosome 2, dhQueRobu3.1, whole genome shotgun sequence, encodes the following:
- the LOC126712360 gene encoding protein BASIC PENTACYSTEINE6 codes for the protein MDDGGHRENGRHKADQYKTAQSQWLMQHQPSMKQIMSIMAERDAAIQERNLAVAEKKAAIAERDMAFLERDTAIAERNNAMLERDNAIATLQYRENSFTSGNMSCPPGCQISRGVKHIHHPQAQQHMHHVPHMGEPSYNTREMHTSDGLAMSPVASEAAKSRRAKRTKETKGISSDKKAAKTPRKIKRESDDLNNMFGKPNEWKSEQDMGSGGDDLNRQTGVPKTDWKGQDLGLNQVAFDESTMPAPVCSCTGILRQCYKWGNGGWQSSCCTTTLSMYPLPAVPNKRHARVGGRKMSGSAFNKLLSRLAAEGHDLSNPVDLKENWAKHGTNRYITIK